One Candidatus Lernaella stagnicola DNA window includes the following coding sequences:
- a CDS encoding response regulator, which yields MRPKTILLIEPDRHEREELVGVLQKIGYDVDGAGDSTEGLRMFTERRHDLVVVEVLIPGVNGLQVCKIAKEQGETWDVKVIVVSKVYQSRAMEHDAINRYHANAYFSRPFPVVKLLDAIAGLIGKPTAADRIVPPPPPKSPPPKSPPPREPQPEKPAKPPAPEPPAPEPRLPDPLLEEGELSPEILGGILVKFRDDNESCLLEVKSEDQAKHIFFRDGKPVFVKSNIPEETLGRMLVNDRVINEEQYKDAMVEMAETGKRFGTVVAAMGLISSDDLYYHLVQQTRLKIGRCFAWPRGSYRIDRDTQYPEEATTFESEPFAVVLDGYRDHIDTAPLESWYEQHKAHFLFFGSQEAVAEARQHLTPPERQVVASADGKMTLGDAVGDSTLGLMSALRLIRALDLLGVVRLAAVAKDPELEAYASQPPPTPEPPEVDPRQENRVRRLKSFFVQMDDLDDFALLGVAREASADEIHRAFLEQQKEFHPDTFTLAAPKRVRKMSVTVSRRLQRAYHNLRDPETRRRYSDRLEREAASSKQAPQRPAGGEAAEESPVDKKKQAMLDYQDGMIALEQRRYAAAVDALKKAAAGDPKNIEYRAKLAEAMFKLLEDPGVTWDDVESVAKRVLASDTKRVDMLRLVGQVKAKVGDDEKALSYFKKALELDPHNPDLKRDVHYTQQRLKKSGDKNWSLFGKKS from the coding sequence GTGCGGCCTAAAACTATCCTCTTAATCGAGCCCGATCGGCATGAGCGCGAGGAACTGGTCGGCGTTCTGCAGAAAATCGGTTATGACGTGGACGGCGCCGGCGATTCCACCGAAGGCTTGCGCATGTTTACCGAACGCCGGCACGATTTGGTCGTCGTCGAGGTGCTCATACCAGGCGTCAACGGGTTGCAGGTGTGCAAGATCGCCAAGGAGCAGGGCGAAACGTGGGACGTCAAGGTCATCGTCGTATCCAAAGTGTATCAAAGCCGCGCCATGGAACACGACGCCATCAATCGCTACCACGCCAACGCCTATTTCTCGCGGCCGTTTCCCGTTGTGAAACTGCTCGATGCCATCGCCGGGCTCATCGGCAAACCGACGGCCGCCGACCGTATCGTGCCGCCGCCGCCCCCGAAATCGCCGCCCCCGAAGTCGCCGCCGCCGCGCGAACCGCAGCCGGAAAAACCGGCGAAACCGCCGGCCCCCGAGCCGCCGGCTCCGGAACCGCGGCTTCCCGATCCGCTGCTCGAGGAGGGTGAGCTTAGTCCCGAAATCCTCGGCGGCATACTGGTCAAATTTCGCGACGACAACGAGTCCTGCCTGCTGGAAGTGAAGAGCGAGGATCAGGCCAAACACATCTTTTTCCGCGACGGCAAACCGGTATTCGTCAAATCGAACATCCCCGAAGAAACGCTGGGCCGCATGTTGGTCAACGACCGGGTGATCAACGAAGAGCAATACAAAGACGCGATGGTCGAAATGGCCGAAACCGGCAAACGCTTCGGCACCGTCGTGGCGGCGATGGGGCTCATCTCCTCCGACGACCTGTACTATCACCTCGTGCAGCAGACCCGACTGAAAATTGGGCGGTGCTTCGCCTGGCCTCGCGGCTCATACCGGATCGACCGCGACACCCAATACCCCGAGGAAGCCACGACCTTTGAAAGCGAACCCTTCGCCGTCGTGCTCGACGGGTACCGCGACCATATCGACACGGCGCCGCTGGAAAGCTGGTACGAACAGCACAAAGCCCACTTCCTTTTTTTCGGTTCGCAGGAGGCGGTCGCCGAGGCGCGACAGCATCTGACACCGCCCGAACGGCAAGTCGTCGCGTCGGCCGACGGCAAGATGACCCTGGGCGACGCGGTCGGCGACAGCACGCTTGGGCTAATGTCCGCCCTGCGCTTGATCCGCGCCTTGGACCTGCTGGGCGTCGTGCGCCTGGCCGCGGTGGCCAAAGACCCGGAGTTGGAGGCTTACGCGTCCCAGCCGCCGCCGACCCCGGAACCGCCGGAAGTCGACCCTCGCCAGGAAAACCGCGTGCGAAGGTTGAAGTCGTTTTTCGTCCAGATGGACGACCTGGATGATTTCGCCTTGCTCGGTGTGGCGCGCGAGGCGTCTGCCGACGAGATTCACCGCGCCTTTTTAGAGCAGCAAAAGGAATTTCATCCCGACACCTTCACACTCGCCGCACCCAAACGCGTGCGCAAGATGTCGGTGACGGTCAGCCGCCGGTTGCAGCGGGCTTACCACAACCTGCGCGACCCTGAAACGCGGCGCCGCTATTCCGACCGACTGGAGCGCGAGGCCGCGTCCTCGAAGCAGGCGCCGCAACGACCGGCCGGCGGCGAAGCGGCCGAGGAAAGCCCCGTCGACAAAAAGAAGCAGGCGATGCTCGACTATCAGGACGGCATGATCGCCTTGGAACAGCGACGTTACGCGGCGGCGGTTGACGCCCTGAAAAAGGCCGCGGCCGGAGATCCGAAAAACATCGAATATCGCGCCAAGTTGGCCGAGGCCATGTTCAAGCTGCTGGAAGACCCAGGCGTTACCTGGGATGACGTGGAATCCGTCGCCAAGCGGGTTTTGGCCTCTGACACCAAGCGTGTGGACATGCTGCGCCTGGTTGGCCAAGTGAAGGCGAAAGTCGGCGACGATGAGAAAGCGCTGTCGTATTTCAAGAAAGCGTTGGAGTTGGATCCGCACAACCCGGATCTAAAACGCGACGTGCATTATACCCAGCAACGTCTC